One genomic region from Conexibacter woesei DSM 14684 encodes:
- a CDS encoding ParA family protein: protein MTGTAKVIAFANQKGGVAKTTTTLNLAVAFSEEGHRVLCCDMDPQGNLTMSQGIDPDTVETSMYDVLVHHTSIRQVIRRREIDVACASIDLAGAEIAMSTQIGRERSLEKAFREIKDDYDFIFIDTPPSLGLLTINALTAADKVIVPVQCEYLSMRGLLQLQNTLKMIRENLNPDVDIEGILPTLVDTRTLHAKEAIELLEENFGERVFASRIRKTVRFAEAPVQGMSVLKYEPDGMAAHAYRQLAKEVLDNGGK from the coding sequence GTGACCGGCACGGCCAAGGTCATCGCCTTCGCCAATCAGAAGGGCGGCGTCGCGAAGACCACCACGACGCTCAACCTCGCCGTGGCCTTCTCCGAAGAGGGCCATCGCGTGCTCTGCTGCGACATGGACCCGCAGGGCAATCTGACGATGTCCCAGGGCATCGACCCCGACACGGTCGAGACGTCGATGTACGACGTGCTCGTCCATCACACCTCGATCCGCCAGGTCATCCGCCGCCGCGAGATCGACGTCGCGTGCGCGTCGATCGACCTCGCCGGCGCCGAGATCGCGATGTCGACGCAGATCGGCCGCGAACGCTCGCTGGAGAAGGCGTTTCGTGAGATCAAGGACGACTACGACTTCATCTTCATCGACACGCCGCCCAGCCTCGGGCTGCTGACGATCAACGCTCTGACGGCCGCTGACAAGGTGATCGTCCCCGTGCAGTGCGAGTATCTGTCGATGCGGGGGCTTCTCCAGCTCCAGAACACGCTCAAGATGATCCGCGAGAACCTCAATCCCGACGTCGACATCGAAGGCATCCTGCCGACGCTCGTCGACACCCGGACCCTCCATGCCAAGGAGGCGATCGAGCTGCTCGAGGAGAACTTCGGCGAGCGTGTGTTCGCGTCGCGGATCCGCAAGACGGTCCGTTTCGCCGAGGCGCCCGTGCAGGGCATGTCCGTGCTGAAGTACGAGCCTGACGGCATGGCGGCCCACGCCTATCGGCAGCTCGCGAAGGAGGTCCTCGACAATGGCGGCAAGTAG
- a CDS encoding ArsA family ATPase: MPGLADKRLLYVTGKGGVGKSTVAIALGIAAARRGLRTIVAELTGQDRAAVAFGHADGSSGARELQLEENLFAISIEPQHALEEYLVQRAGPFGDLLAGSRTFHGFVSATPGMRELLALGKAWELAQPQRRTPGGEPYDLVIVDAAATGHGVGALKTPRTFAEIAKVGPIASQGRALDESFTDPSFTGVVAVALAEEMPVNETLSLQQRLRDELGIELAQTIVNALVPDRLGPRQAATVARAAEQAGGASPLVRVALESARSEHVRARAQRAQVQRLALGLASDPLELPYLFAPSVDRDGLDALATHLDVLL, translated from the coding sequence GTGCCCGGTCTCGCCGACAAGCGCCTGCTCTACGTCACCGGAAAGGGGGGCGTCGGCAAGTCGACCGTTGCGATCGCCCTCGGGATCGCCGCCGCGCGGCGCGGGCTGCGCACGATCGTCGCGGAGCTGACGGGGCAGGACCGCGCGGCGGTCGCGTTCGGTCACGCGGACGGCTCCAGCGGCGCGCGCGAGCTGCAGCTGGAGGAGAACCTGTTCGCGATCTCGATCGAGCCGCAGCACGCGCTGGAGGAGTACCTCGTCCAGCGCGCCGGGCCGTTCGGCGACCTGCTCGCCGGCTCGCGCACCTTCCACGGCTTCGTCTCCGCGACGCCGGGGATGCGCGAGCTGCTCGCGCTCGGGAAGGCATGGGAGCTGGCGCAGCCGCAGCGCCGCACGCCCGGCGGCGAGCCGTACGACCTCGTGATCGTCGACGCCGCCGCGACCGGCCACGGCGTCGGCGCGCTGAAGACCCCGCGCACGTTCGCCGAGATCGCGAAGGTCGGCCCGATCGCCAGCCAGGGCCGCGCGCTCGACGAGAGCTTCACCGACCCGTCGTTCACCGGCGTCGTCGCCGTCGCGCTGGCGGAGGAGATGCCGGTCAACGAGACGCTGTCGCTCCAGCAGCGGCTGCGCGACGAGCTGGGGATCGAGCTGGCGCAGACGATCGTCAACGCGCTCGTGCCCGACCGGCTCGGGCCGCGGCAGGCGGCGACCGTCGCCCGCGCCGCCGAGCAGGCCGGCGGCGCGAGCCCGCTCGTGCGCGTGGCGCTGGAGTCGGCGCGCTCCGAGCACGTCCGCGCACGCGCCCAGCGGGCGCAGGTGCAGCGGCTCGCGCTCGGGCTCGCGAGCGACCCGCTGGAGCTGCCGTACCTGTTCGCGCCGTCGGTCGACCGCGACGGGCTCGACGCGCTCGCGACGCACCTGGACGTGCTGCTGTGA
- a CDS encoding ArsA family ATPase — MTGVAALLDGTRVCICGGSGGVGKTTTSAAIATGMAARGLKVCVVTIDPAQRLANALGLDALGNEPHRVEPAAFAAAGLPLDGELWALQLDAKRTFDDLIERLAPDDRTREEILANRIYRELSGAVAGSQEFTAIAKLHDLAASGEFDLLVLDTPPSRNALDFLDAPDRLTQFFEGRALQALLRPSGVGMKLLGRGTGVALSVLKRITGVDLLTDLSTFFRLLGGLLEGFRARAAQVDALLHDPATRFLLVTSPEREPIDEAIYFHRKLKSARMGFGGAIVNRVHDDHLGEQDGGDLAARLVAEAGISGALARRVADCFADEHALAVRDRENVAHLAERLGAGVPLLLVPHLDEDVHDAGGLVRIHRFLFDVDAGAGAGAGAAQEPRR, encoded by the coding sequence GTGACGGGCGTCGCCGCGCTGCTCGACGGCACGCGCGTCTGCATCTGCGGCGGCTCGGGCGGCGTCGGCAAGACGACGACGTCGGCCGCGATCGCGACCGGGATGGCGGCGCGCGGGCTGAAGGTCTGCGTCGTCACGATCGATCCGGCGCAGCGGCTCGCGAACGCGCTCGGGCTCGACGCGCTCGGCAACGAGCCGCACCGTGTCGAGCCGGCCGCGTTCGCCGCCGCCGGCCTCCCGCTCGACGGCGAGCTGTGGGCGCTCCAGCTCGACGCCAAGCGCACCTTCGACGACCTGATCGAGCGGCTCGCGCCCGACGACCGCACGCGCGAGGAGATCCTCGCCAACCGCATCTACCGCGAGCTGTCCGGCGCCGTCGCGGGCTCGCAGGAGTTCACCGCGATCGCGAAGCTGCACGACCTCGCGGCGAGCGGCGAGTTCGACCTGCTCGTGCTCGACACGCCGCCGTCGCGCAACGCGCTCGACTTCCTCGACGCCCCCGACCGGCTGACGCAGTTCTTCGAGGGCCGCGCGCTGCAGGCGCTGCTGAGGCCGTCCGGCGTCGGGATGAAGCTGCTCGGCCGCGGGACCGGCGTCGCGCTGAGCGTGCTCAAGCGGATCACCGGCGTCGACCTGCTGACCGACCTGTCGACCTTCTTCCGCCTGCTCGGCGGGCTGCTGGAGGGCTTCAGAGCGCGCGCCGCGCAGGTCGACGCGCTGCTGCACGACCCGGCGACGCGCTTCCTGCTCGTCACGTCGCCCGAGCGCGAGCCGATCGACGAGGCGATCTACTTCCACCGCAAGCTGAAGTCGGCGCGGATGGGCTTCGGCGGCGCGATCGTCAACCGCGTCCACGACGACCACCTCGGCGAGCAGGACGGCGGCGACCTCGCCGCTCGGCTGGTCGCCGAGGCCGGCATCTCCGGCGCGCTCGCGCGCCGCGTCGCCGACTGCTTCGCCGACGAGCACGCGCTCGCCGTGCGCGACCGCGAGAACGTCGCGCACCTCGCCGAGCGGCTCGGCGCCGGCGTCCCGCTGCTGCTCGTCCCGCACCTCGACGAGGACGTCCACGACGCCGGCGGGCTGGTGCGGATCCACCGCTTCCTGTTCGACGTCGACGCAGGCGCCGGCGCGGGCGCCGGCGCCGCTCAGGAGCCGCGGCGGTAG
- a CDS encoding trimeric intracellular cation channel family protein: MEIVQTPLALDLLVVFVGAISGGLVAVVRGYDVAGVVSLAIATGIGGSMLRDVLLNQLPVALDNPWYLATALGGATLVFFFAGTLQRMGAVVLIADALLLGLYGIVGAEKAIANGLELLPAILLGLITTIGGGALRDVLTGRTPEVFEKGELYAIAALAGVLVFVGLDRLDVSLTIAVVAGTAVTFATRIGAWRRGWTAPTAIAADEALLARLQTVRRARGEGETEERARRRRRYRRGS; this comes from the coding sequence GTGGAGATCGTCCAGACGCCGCTGGCGCTCGACCTGCTCGTCGTCTTCGTCGGCGCGATCAGCGGCGGGCTCGTCGCGGTCGTGCGCGGCTACGACGTCGCCGGGGTCGTCTCGCTCGCGATCGCGACCGGGATCGGCGGCAGCATGCTGCGCGACGTGCTGCTCAACCAGCTGCCGGTCGCGCTCGACAATCCCTGGTACCTCGCGACCGCGCTCGGCGGCGCGACGCTCGTCTTCTTCTTCGCCGGCACGCTGCAACGGATGGGCGCGGTCGTGCTGATCGCCGACGCGCTCCTGCTCGGCCTCTACGGCATCGTCGGCGCGGAGAAGGCGATCGCGAACGGGCTCGAGCTGCTGCCGGCGATCCTGCTCGGCCTGATCACCACGATCGGCGGCGGCGCGCTGCGCGACGTCCTCACCGGCCGCACCCCGGAGGTCTTCGAGAAGGGCGAGCTGTACGCGATCGCGGCGCTCGCGGGCGTGCTCGTCTTCGTCGGGCTCGACAGACTCGACGTGTCGCTGACGATCGCCGTCGTCGCCGGCACGGCGGTCACGTTCGCGACGCGGATCGGCGCGTGGCGACGGGGCTGGACGGCGCCGACCGCGATCGCGGCCGACGAGGCGCTGCTCGCGCGCCTGCAGACGGTCCGCAGAGCGCGCGGCGAGGGCGAGACGGAGGAGCGCGCGCGCCGCAGGCGGCGCTACCGCCGCGGCTCCTGA
- a CDS encoding adenylate/guanylate cyclase domain-containing protein has product MDGTDYAAEGLLEGLDDDAQARAERIALLDRLVAEGVPLPELRRAAAEDRLALLQVERMLGTEEYTPREVAARVGLPVELILRHRQALGLPRPDPDDRVLTESDIETAARLKAFHAAGLSEQGILEVSRVLGEGLARVAATLRPLVRDTFLEPGIGERELSDRYATASAQLGPQLGVVMQHILNMHLRDQLRTDVVGRAELVRGGVLGAVEMSIAFADLVGFTKLGERVPAEELGAIAGRLTELAVEAAQPPVRLVKSIGDAVMLVSPDPDALLATSLEIVAAADAEGEEFPRLRAGVATGPVLGRAGDWYGSPVNLASRITGVARSGSVVAAGATRDAATASDRWAWSPLPARRLRGVDHPVPLFRVRAPAA; this is encoded by the coding sequence ATGGACGGGACGGACTACGCCGCCGAGGGGCTGCTCGAGGGGCTCGACGACGACGCGCAGGCGCGCGCCGAGCGGATCGCGCTGCTCGACCGCCTGGTCGCCGAGGGCGTCCCGCTGCCCGAGCTGCGTCGCGCCGCCGCCGAGGACCGCCTCGCGCTGCTGCAGGTCGAGCGGATGCTCGGGACCGAGGAGTACACCCCGCGCGAGGTCGCCGCGCGCGTCGGGCTGCCGGTCGAGCTGATCCTGCGCCACCGGCAGGCGCTCGGCCTGCCGCGCCCCGATCCCGACGACCGCGTGCTGACCGAGAGCGACATCGAGACGGCGGCGCGGCTGAAGGCGTTCCACGCCGCGGGCCTGTCCGAGCAGGGCATCCTCGAGGTCTCGCGCGTGCTCGGCGAAGGCCTGGCGCGGGTGGCCGCGACGCTGCGCCCGCTCGTGCGCGACACGTTCCTGGAGCCGGGGATCGGCGAGCGCGAGCTGAGCGACCGCTACGCGACCGCGAGCGCGCAGCTGGGGCCGCAGCTCGGCGTCGTGATGCAACACATCCTCAACATGCACCTGCGCGACCAGCTGCGGACCGACGTCGTCGGGCGTGCGGAGCTGGTGCGCGGCGGCGTGCTCGGCGCGGTCGAGATGTCGATCGCGTTCGCCGACCTGGTCGGCTTCACGAAGCTCGGCGAGCGCGTGCCGGCGGAGGAGCTGGGCGCGATCGCGGGCCGGCTGACGGAGCTGGCGGTCGAGGCCGCGCAGCCGCCGGTGCGGCTCGTCAAGTCGATCGGCGACGCGGTGATGCTCGTCTCGCCCGACCCCGACGCGCTGCTGGCCACGTCGCTGGAGATCGTCGCCGCCGCCGACGCGGAGGGCGAGGAGTTCCCGCGCCTGCGCGCGGGCGTCGCGACCGGCCCCGTGCTGGGCCGTGCGGGCGACTGGTACGGCAGCCCCGTCAACCTCGCCAGCCGCATCACCGGCGTCGCCCGCTCCGGCAGCGTCGTCGCCGCCGGAGCGACGCGCGACGCCGCGACCGCCTCCGACCGCTGGGCCTGGTCACCCCTCCCCGCCCGCCGCCTGCGCGGCGTCGACCATCCCGTCCCGCTCTTCCGCGTGCGGGCGCCGGCCGCCTAG
- a CDS encoding IclR family transcriptional regulator, producing the protein MADSSPTPAAASAPARATGETKALVKAVAALDALLERPDGLALAELARATGLSKPTTHRLLAGLLDAGLVRSAGDGRYALGSRCLVLGAGFLAGIDLRREALPTLHELAAETGETCHLGVLSGTEVVYIEKVDSRHAIRMHSRVGATAPAVSTGLGRALLSRADADVVDAVLAAAAGPDGLLPQRTPQTITDPAALRALLAAAREEGVAIDDVQNEPGIRCVAAPILDHAGVTVAALSVSGPETRITPAEAQRLIPLVREAARTASRRLGHA; encoded by the coding sequence ATGGCCGACTCCTCTCCCACACCCGCCGCCGCTTCCGCTCCCGCCCGCGCGACCGGCGAGACGAAGGCGCTCGTGAAGGCCGTCGCCGCGCTCGACGCGCTGCTGGAGCGGCCGGACGGCCTCGCGCTCGCCGAGCTGGCGCGCGCGACCGGCCTCTCGAAGCCGACGACGCACCGGCTGCTCGCCGGCCTGCTCGACGCCGGACTGGTGCGCTCCGCCGGCGACGGCCGCTACGCGCTCGGGTCGCGCTGCCTCGTGCTCGGCGCCGGCTTCCTGGCCGGGATCGACCTGCGGCGCGAGGCGCTGCCCACGCTGCACGAGCTGGCGGCCGAGACCGGCGAGACGTGCCACCTCGGCGTCCTCAGCGGGACCGAGGTCGTGTACATCGAGAAGGTCGACAGCCGCCACGCGATCCGGATGCACTCGCGCGTCGGCGCGACGGCGCCGGCGGTCAGCACCGGCCTCGGCCGCGCGCTCCTCTCGCGCGCGGACGCGGACGTCGTCGACGCGGTGCTCGCCGCGGCGGCCGGGCCGGACGGCCTGCTCCCGCAGCGCACGCCGCAGACGATCACCGATCCCGCCGCGCTGCGCGCGCTGCTCGCCGCCGCGCGCGAGGAGGGCGTCGCGATCGACGACGTGCAGAACGAGCCGGGCATCCGCTGCGTCGCCGCGCCGATCCTCGACCACGCCGGTGTGACCGTCGCCGCACTCTCCGTCTCCGGGCCCGAGACCCGCATCACGCCCGCCGAGGCCCAGCGTCTCATCCCGCTCGTGCGCGAGGCCGCACGGACCGCGTCGCGCCGCCTCGGCCACGCCTGA
- a CDS encoding sugar kinase, translated as MPLPAPQTPGLVTLGESLALLTTREPERLRHAHELVLAVGGAESNTAIGVSRLDAPATWIGRVGADELGELVVRTLRAERVRVAATVDPEVPTSLMLKERPSATSARVSYYRAGGPGARLRPGDLDRELIAGAGVLHLTGITPALSPSARETVHAAVAIAREAGVPVSFDVNYRSKLWAPADAAPELLALAALADHVFVGHDEAQALGWPGDPAALGAWLRGAGASGEAAAARVVVVKLGADGALAVTAEGTHPVAPVPIVPVDPVGAGDAFAAGYLAELLAGAPLAVRLRTAATCGAAACTTRGDWEALPTRAELARLDAPEEVVR; from the coding sequence ATGCCGCTTCCCGCACCGCAGACCCCCGGCCTCGTCACGCTCGGCGAGTCGCTCGCGTTGCTGACCACCCGCGAGCCGGAGCGCCTGCGCCACGCGCACGAGCTGGTGCTCGCGGTCGGCGGCGCCGAGTCGAACACGGCGATCGGCGTCAGCCGGCTCGACGCGCCCGCGACGTGGATCGGCCGCGTCGGCGCCGACGAGCTGGGCGAGCTGGTCGTGCGCACGCTGCGCGCCGAACGGGTCCGCGTCGCGGCGACGGTCGACCCCGAGGTCCCCACGAGCCTGATGCTGAAGGAGCGGCCGAGCGCCACGAGCGCCCGCGTCTCCTACTACCGCGCCGGCGGCCCGGGCGCGCGCCTGCGCCCCGGCGACCTCGACCGCGAGCTGATCGCCGGCGCCGGCGTCCTGCACCTGACGGGGATCACGCCCGCGCTGTCGCCGAGCGCGCGGGAGACCGTCCACGCCGCCGTCGCGATCGCGCGCGAGGCGGGCGTGCCGGTCTCGTTCGACGTCAACTACCGCTCCAAGCTGTGGGCGCCCGCGGACGCCGCGCCCGAGCTGCTCGCGCTCGCCGCGCTCGCCGACCACGTCTTCGTCGGCCACGACGAGGCGCAGGCGCTCGGCTGGCCCGGCGACCCCGCCGCGCTCGGCGCCTGGCTGCGCGGGGCCGGCGCAAGCGGCGAGGCCGCCGCCGCCCGCGTCGTGGTCGTCAAGCTCGGCGCCGACGGCGCGCTCGCCGTCACCGCCGAGGGGACGCATCCGGTCGCGCCGGTCCCGATCGTGCCGGTCGACCCCGTCGGCGCCGGCGACGCGTTCGCCGCCGGCTATCTCGCCGAGCTGCTCGCCGGCGCGCCGCTCGCCGTCCGCCTCCGCACCGCCGCCACGTGCGGCGCCGCCGCGTGCACCACGCGCGGCGACTGGGAGGCGCTTCCCACGCGTGCCGAGCTGGCACGCCTCGACGCACCCGAGGAGGTCGTGCGATGA
- a CDS encoding bifunctional 4-hydroxy-2-oxoglutarate aldolase/2-dehydro-3-deoxy-phosphogluconate aldolase: MSPATNAGTETLAALRARGIVAVMRAPAPEQVVAAARALADGGVTAIEVTYTVPDAAAAIAELAGDERLLVGAGTIETETQAREAVAAGARYLVSPHVCDAAIEVADEAGVPAIPGVFTPTEVATAARRCELLKLFPASLGGIELLKALRAPFPRLAFMPSGGVTADNIGAWLAAGAVTVGAGGDLAPSSAVEAGDAAELTRRARRWADALAHARTTTATTAAA, translated from the coding sequence ATGAGCCCCGCGACGAACGCCGGGACCGAGACGCTCGCCGCCCTGCGCGCGCGCGGGATCGTCGCCGTGATGCGCGCGCCCGCGCCCGAGCAGGTCGTGGCCGCCGCCCGCGCGCTCGCTGACGGCGGCGTGACGGCGATCGAGGTCACGTACACCGTGCCGGACGCGGCGGCCGCGATCGCTGAGCTGGCGGGCGACGAGCGGCTGCTGGTCGGCGCCGGAACGATCGAGACCGAGACGCAGGCACGTGAGGCGGTCGCGGCCGGGGCGCGCTACCTCGTCAGCCCGCACGTCTGCGACGCCGCGATCGAGGTCGCGGACGAGGCCGGCGTGCCCGCGATCCCGGGGGTCTTCACGCCGACCGAGGTCGCGACCGCCGCGCGCCGCTGCGAGCTGCTGAAGCTGTTCCCCGCCAGCCTCGGGGGGATCGAGCTGCTGAAGGCGCTGCGCGCGCCGTTCCCGCGACTCGCGTTCATGCCCTCCGGCGGCGTGACTGCGGACAACATCGGCGCCTGGCTCGCGGCGGGAGCCGTGACGGTCGGCGCCGGCGGCGACCTCGCCCCGTCGAGCGCCGTCGAGGCAGGCGACGCTGCCGAGCTGACGCGCCGCGCGCGGCGTTGGGCGGATGCGCTCGCGCACGCCCGCACGACGACGGCGACGACGGCGGCCGCGTGA
- a CDS encoding aldose 1-epimerase: protein MTAQLHRTRRNHGARISESSVEGMALVALENELLRVSVLAGKGADVIELLYKPLDLDFCWARPAPLANPARRPASAADDVATFLDWYHGGWQEVLPSAGAPSGHGGAAFGQHGEVHLVPWDHEIVADTPSEIAVRFRVRLRRLPLLLERTMSLRSGESRLRIEQRLVNESDVEQRAMWGQHVVFGPPFLEPGMRIRVPDGAQVLPHPDPVGPTGRRIAIDRDDAGAPTSFAWPHASAPGGGTIDLSRVPARGEPSELLYLTGLADGWCEIGAAGRPGFRLDWDVNVLPYLWVWQELGASTGWPWHGEAYVVGLEPSSSHPTTGLAAAIENDTALRIAPRAELTLAWSATVLPDGVGVGAPAAAPA, encoded by the coding sequence GTGACGGCCCAGCTCCACCGCACCCGCCGCAACCACGGCGCGCGGATCTCCGAGTCGAGCGTCGAGGGGATGGCGCTCGTCGCGCTGGAGAACGAGCTGCTGCGCGTCTCGGTGCTCGCCGGCAAGGGCGCCGACGTGATCGAGCTGCTGTACAAGCCGCTCGACCTCGACTTCTGCTGGGCGCGCCCTGCGCCGCTCGCGAACCCCGCGCGCCGCCCGGCCAGCGCGGCCGACGACGTCGCGACGTTCCTCGACTGGTACCACGGCGGCTGGCAGGAGGTGCTGCCGAGCGCCGGCGCGCCGTCGGGCCACGGCGGCGCCGCGTTCGGCCAGCACGGCGAGGTCCACCTCGTGCCGTGGGACCACGAGATCGTCGCCGACACGCCGAGCGAGATCGCGGTCCGTTTCCGCGTGCGGCTGCGCCGCCTGCCGCTGCTGCTGGAGCGCACGATGTCGCTGCGCAGCGGCGAGTCGCGGCTGCGGATCGAGCAGCGCCTCGTCAACGAGAGCGACGTCGAGCAGCGCGCGATGTGGGGCCAGCACGTCGTCTTCGGCCCGCCGTTCCTGGAGCCGGGGATGCGGATCCGCGTCCCCGACGGCGCGCAGGTCCTCCCCCATCCCGACCCGGTCGGGCCGACCGGGCGGCGCATCGCGATCGACCGCGACGACGCCGGCGCACCGACCTCCTTCGCCTGGCCGCACGCCTCCGCGCCCGGCGGCGGCACGATCGACCTCTCGCGCGTCCCCGCCCGCGGCGAGCCGAGCGAGCTGCTCTACCTGACCGGCCTCGCCGACGGCTGGTGCGAGATCGGCGCCGCCGGCAGACCGGGCTTCCGGCTCGACTGGGACGTCAACGTGCTGCCGTACCTGTGGGTGTGGCAGGAGCTGGGTGCGAGCACCGGCTGGCCGTGGCACGGCGAGGCGTACGTCGTCGGCCTCGAACCGTCCTCCAGCCATCCGACCACCGGGCTCGCAGCGGCGATCGAGAACGACACCGCGCTGCGGATCGCGCCACGCGCGGAGCTGACGCTCGCGTGGTCGGCGACGGTCCTGCCGGACGGCGTCGGCGTCGGCGCCCCGGCCGCGGCGCCGGCCTAG
- a CDS encoding winged helix-turn-helix transcriptional regulator produces MSYDDSCPVCRTAEIVCGKWTLLIIRDLAEGRSRFGELERSLRGISPRTLSLRLRALEEEGIVERQTFPEVPPRVEYALTEKGRALVPLIEDMRSYGTRWLGADGDCSSAGPCAPDAVEADAPPAAVAAA; encoded by the coding sequence ATGTCGTACGATGACAGCTGTCCCGTCTGCCGTACCGCCGAGATCGTCTGCGGGAAGTGGACGCTCCTGATCATCCGTGACCTCGCCGAAGGGCGGTCGCGCTTCGGCGAGCTGGAGCGCTCGCTCCGCGGCATCAGCCCGCGCACCCTCTCGCTGCGCCTGCGCGCATTGGAGGAGGAGGGCATCGTCGAGCGCCAGACGTTCCCCGAGGTGCCGCCGCGCGTCGAGTACGCGCTGACCGAGAAGGGCCGCGCGCTCGTCCCGCTGATCGAGGACATGCGCTCCTACGGGACCCGCTGGCTCGGCGCGGACGGCGACTGCTCCTCGGCCGGGCCGTGCGCGCCGGACGCCGTCGAGGCCGACGCGCCGCCCGCCGCCGTCGCGGCTGCGTAG
- a CDS encoding AIM24 family protein, whose protein sequence is MDSTLAQFSETTSTDAFTLQNSKLLKVRLEAVTIQAKIGSMVAYQGDVKFEHAGSGGMSRMLKKAVSGEGAELMKVTGHGEVFLADAAQDIHLIHLEDDKITCNGAHVLAFDAGIDWDIERVKDAGSAVAGGMTNLSLKGTGWVAVVTDGPPVRLDVETAPTFADAQAAIVWSSGVSTSVKTDVNLKSLIGKSSGETLQIAFSGAGWVLIQPSEGVPAGSPLAGGIGKMLRG, encoded by the coding sequence GTGGACTCAACACTGGCGCAGTTCAGCGAGACGACCTCGACGGACGCGTTCACGCTGCAGAACTCGAAGCTGCTGAAGGTCCGCCTGGAAGCGGTGACGATCCAGGCGAAGATCGGCTCGATGGTCGCCTACCAGGGCGACGTGAAGTTCGAGCATGCCGGCTCGGGCGGCATGAGCCGGATGCTGAAGAAGGCCGTCAGCGGCGAGGGCGCTGAGCTGATGAAGGTGACCGGCCACGGCGAGGTCTTCCTCGCCGACGCCGCGCAGGACATCCACCTGATCCACCTCGAGGACGACAAGATCACGTGCAACGGCGCGCACGTGCTCGCGTTCGACGCCGGCATCGACTGGGACATCGAGCGCGTCAAGGACGCCGGCTCGGCGGTCGCGGGCGGAATGACGAACCTGTCGCTGAAGGGCACCGGCTGGGTAGCCGTCGTGACCGACGGGCCGCCGGTGCGGCTCGACGTCGAGACGGCGCCGACGTTCGCCGACGCGCAGGCCGCGATCGTCTGGTCCTCGGGCGTCTCGACGTCGGTCAAGACCGACGTCAACCTCAAGAGCCTGATCGGCAAGTCCTCCGGGGAGACGCTCCAGATCGCCTTCTCCGGCGCCGGCTGGGTGCTGATCCAGCCGTCCGAGGGCGTCCCCGCCGGCAGCCCGCTCGCCGGTGGCATCGGCAAGATGCTGCGCGGGTAG
- a CDS encoding glutathione S-transferase family protein — MRATLYTLSISNPGHSARLMLAYKGVETKAVDLLPGMHPLLLWLLGFRRGTVPAMKLGGRRVEGSLEVAQALDRAVPEPPLYPSDPARRAAVEQAERWGEADLQGVPRRIARYALAHDTDLRTWLARDIARLPLPRAVAIANAPVARVLAARVGANEAGARAALAGLPATLDHVDALLADGTIGGEQPNAADFQIAPSVRLLAAIPELADALAARPCDAWARGILPDLPSMPRSRVTSELTRT, encoded by the coding sequence ATGCGAGCGACGCTGTACACCCTCTCGATCTCGAACCCCGGCCACAGCGCGCGCCTGATGCTGGCGTACAAGGGCGTCGAGACGAAGGCCGTCGATCTGCTGCCGGGCATGCACCCGCTGCTGCTGTGGCTGCTCGGCTTCCGTCGCGGCACGGTGCCGGCGATGAAGCTCGGGGGCCGCCGCGTCGAGGGCTCGCTGGAGGTCGCGCAGGCGCTCGACCGGGCCGTCCCGGAACCGCCGCTCTACCCGTCCGACCCGGCGCGGCGGGCCGCCGTCGAGCAGGCCGAGCGGTGGGGCGAGGCCGATCTGCAGGGCGTGCCGCGACGGATCGCCCGCTACGCGCTCGCGCACGACACCGACCTGCGCACGTGGCTCGCGCGCGACATCGCCAGACTGCCGCTGCCGCGTGCGGTGGCGATCGCCAACGCGCCCGTCGCCCGCGTGCTGGCGGCGCGCGTCGGCGCGAACGAGGCCGGCGCCCGCGCCGCGCTCGCCGGTCTGCCGGCGACGCTCGACCACGTCGACGCACTGCTCGCCGACGGCACGATCGGCGGCGAGCAGCCGAACGCGGCGGACTTTCAGATCGCCCCGAGCGTGCGGCTGCTCGCAGCGATCCCGGAGCTTGCCGACGCGCTCGCGGCGCGTCCGTGCGACGCGTGGGCGCGCGGGATCCTGCCGGACCTGCCGTCGATGCCGCGCTCGCGCGTCACGTCAGAGCTGACGCGCACCTGA